One Synechococcus sp. PROS-9-1 DNA window includes the following coding sequences:
- a CDS encoding class I SAM-dependent methyltransferase — protein MAEVDFMSVLHKSTQRDYLARVNDSEFPKARAAELAKKFDFDYWDGDRRICYGGYRYLEGRWEKVARAMVDHYSLPEKPKILDIGCGKGFLLYDFLKVIPTAEIYGIDSSTYALANCKSEIKGRLQLGSATELPWPDNYFDLVISINTLHCLQAHHLDPALREMERVGKFHKYLCVESWRNQSEKANLLYWQVTCEAFHTPEAWKWWFERTRYSGDHSFIYFE, from the coding sequence ATGGCTGAAGTTGATTTTATGAGCGTGCTTCACAAAAGCACCCAAAGAGACTATTTGGCTCGTGTGAACGACTCTGAATTTCCTAAGGCTAGAGCTGCCGAACTTGCTAAAAAATTTGACTTTGATTACTGGGATGGAGATCGCCGCATTTGTTATGGGGGATATCGCTATTTGGAGGGTCGTTGGGAAAAGGTTGCGCGTGCGATGGTCGACCATTACTCACTCCCGGAAAAACCCAAAATTTTAGATATTGGTTGTGGTAAAGGTTTTCTTTTGTACGACTTCCTGAAGGTCATTCCTACTGCAGAGATTTACGGAATTGATAGCTCCACGTATGCGCTCGCTAACTGCAAGTCTGAAATAAAAGGTCGGCTGCAGCTTGGATCAGCTACAGAGCTTCCTTGGCCTGATAACTACTTCGATCTGGTAATATCCATCAATACACTACATTGTCTTCAAGCGCATCATCTAGATCCAGCGTTACGTGAGATGGAGCGTGTGGGTAAATTCCATAAATATTTATGCGTAGAGAGTTGGAGAAATCAATCTGAGAAAGCTAATCTTCTTTATTGGCAAGTCACCTGCGAGGCTTTTCACACACCCGAAGCCTGGAAATGGTGGTTTGAACGTACCCGCTACAGCGGTGATCACTCGTTCATCTATTTTGAATAG
- a CDS encoding HAD-IIIA family hydrolase, which produces MGEGKKTSKRTSRLILTMQEKKKNLERSLLLSPPFPSQSPALFLDRDGVVIEDCHYVCDPNKVRLCLGSRELIEQACRQGIPVVLVTNQSGISRGFFQWENFEAVNERMQELLGPDAPLSAIYANGYGPSGPVNSWRKPSPKMLLEAAMALNLDLNGSIMIGDRLSDLQAGAAAGVATVCHVLSGHGLSARNSVVKWHRQIANTLSTGNSFGIHVPALKLLDTLVSFPDQLFVNSKATQE; this is translated from the coding sequence TTGGGTGAAGGAAAGAAAACTAGTAAACGTACTTCAAGACTGATTCTGACAATGCAAGAAAAGAAAAAAAATCTTGAAAGAAGTCTTCTTTTGAGTCCACCTTTCCCAAGCCAATCTCCAGCTCTTTTTTTAGATCGTGATGGTGTGGTGATCGAGGATTGTCATTATGTGTGTGATCCTAACAAGGTTCGATTGTGTTTAGGTTCTCGGGAGCTGATTGAGCAGGCATGTCGACAAGGTATTCCTGTAGTATTAGTAACTAATCAATCGGGAATTAGCAGGGGTTTCTTTCAGTGGGAAAATTTTGAAGCAGTTAACGAGAGGATGCAAGAGCTGCTTGGTCCTGATGCGCCGTTGTCTGCTATTTATGCGAACGGGTATGGGCCTAGTGGGCCAGTTAACAGTTGGCGTAAACCTAGCCCAAAAATGCTCTTGGAAGCTGCGATGGCTCTAAATCTTGATTTGAATGGATCAATAATGATTGGTGATCGTCTTAGTGATCTTCAGGCTGGTGCAGCAGCAGGTGTTGCCACTGTTTGCCATGTTCTTAGTGGCCATGGCCTCAGTGCCCGCAATTCAGTTGTCAAATGGCACCGGCAGATTGCGAATACTTTATCGACTGGCAATTCTTTTGGTATTCACGTGCCAGCCTTGAAACTTTTAGATACTCTTGTAAGCTTCCCGGATCAGCTTTTCGTGAATAGTAAGGCAACTCAAGAATGA
- a CDS encoding exopolysaccharide biosynthesis polyprenyl glycosylphosphotransferase: protein MFLDSVLFLSLYNVLFLNRFGRWPDGSIFFPILWATWVLSGYVLGRYQWSYGLRSSNTGAFFVLQGAVKVALVVAVSLAGTLTYFWLFKGIEGYSLFRSFLIPYLGCLGFTSLAIQIFLGTLVRNRPIWTDHWLFLGRKEVYERLQYHLKLSRLPIHLVYLAPAQLNILGNASILVDDFAAEPNSVLQSLLEFQHEGRTVLGLQAWCELILQRFPSEFLSDADLLRGEFSIFPGTFQSRLKRLGDVCLSAILLLLTSPILLVSGLLIKIEDRGPILYSQIRSGFNGTHYTIYKLRSMRVNAERNGAQWVKRSDSRITSIGSFLRRTRIDELPQLWCVFTGNMSLIGPRPERPEFDQELDKEIPHYRLRQRMRPGLSGWAQVNYPYGASVEDASNKLSYDLYYLRNFSFWLDLLILFKTIRLVFNAQGSVPACVDEAMRF from the coding sequence ATGTTCCTTGACAGCGTCCTTTTTCTCTCTCTCTACAACGTACTGTTCCTAAATCGCTTTGGGCGCTGGCCTGATGGGTCGATCTTTTTTCCGATTCTTTGGGCCACATGGGTGCTCAGTGGCTACGTACTGGGGCGCTATCAATGGTCGTATGGTTTGCGCTCTTCCAATACTGGCGCTTTTTTTGTTCTGCAAGGTGCTGTGAAGGTAGCTCTTGTGGTTGCTGTCAGCCTTGCGGGCACACTCACCTACTTTTGGCTTTTCAAAGGCATTGAAGGCTATTCCCTGTTTCGCAGCTTTTTAATTCCCTATCTCGGTTGTCTGGGATTCACCAGTCTGGCGATTCAGATCTTCTTGGGTACCTTGGTCAGAAACAGACCAATTTGGACCGATCATTGGCTCTTTTTAGGACGTAAGGAGGTATATGAGCGGCTTCAGTATCATTTGAAGTTGTCACGATTGCCTATCCATCTTGTTTATCTAGCCCCTGCACAGCTGAACATATTAGGAAATGCTTCAATCCTCGTAGATGACTTTGCCGCTGAACCTAATTCAGTCCTTCAGAGCCTTCTAGAGTTTCAACATGAGGGCAGAACAGTTCTCGGCCTTCAAGCGTGGTGTGAATTAATTTTACAGAGATTTCCATCGGAGTTTCTAAGTGATGCTGATTTACTGCGAGGTGAATTCTCCATTTTTCCAGGCACCTTTCAATCGCGATTGAAGCGTCTAGGAGATGTATGTCTATCGGCCATATTATTGTTGCTGACGAGCCCTATTCTTCTTGTCTCGGGTTTGTTGATCAAGATTGAAGATCGAGGCCCAATTCTTTATTCACAAATTCGTTCCGGATTTAACGGCACTCATTACACCATTTACAAGTTGCGAAGTATGCGAGTTAATGCTGAGCGCAATGGTGCTCAATGGGTGAAGCGCTCAGATTCCCGAATCACATCAATAGGATCTTTCTTAAGGCGCACGCGAATTGATGAGCTGCCTCAGCTCTGGTGTGTGTTTACAGGGAATATGAGTCTAATTGGGCCGCGACCAGAACGTCCTGAATTTGATCAGGAGCTTGACAAAGAGATTCCGCACTACCGTTTAAGGCAACGCATGCGGCCTGGCCTGAGTGGATGGGCTCAGGTCAATTATCCATATGGAGCCTCTGTGGAAGATGCCTCCAACAAACTCAGTTATGATCTCTATTATCTCCGTAACTTCTCATTTTGGTTGGATCTATTGATCTTGTTCAAAACAATCCGTTTGGTGTTTAATGCTCAGGGTTCTGTGCCTGCCTGCGTCGACGAGGCTATGCGCTTTTAA
- a CDS encoding nucleotidyltransferase domain-containing protein, giving the protein MNRPSPTTTSLADLRTQRHAQWLLALRLSLQDLVESNLERPDQIYLFGSRARGDWDGLSDTDLLVVAANQHLAETWADQVLDSGLAEDVIALDREAWAQLPQSNSVVWRNAAKVAIPLLAERP; this is encoded by the coding sequence GTGAACAGGCCATCACCAACCACGACCAGCCTGGCGGACCTACGCACCCAACGTCACGCCCAATGGTTGCTCGCACTACGCCTTTCGCTACAAGACTTGGTGGAGTCCAATCTGGAACGACCAGACCAGATCTATCTGTTCGGCTCCCGTGCTCGGGGCGATTGGGACGGTTTATCAGACACCGATCTACTCGTGGTGGCAGCCAACCAACATCTGGCCGAAACATGGGCCGATCAAGTGCTCGATTCAGGACTCGCTGAGGATGTGATCGCACTCGACCGTGAGGCCTGGGCTCAGTTGCCACAGAGCAACTCAGTGGTTTGGCGCAACGCTGCCAAGGTCGCTATTCCGTTACTAGCGGAGAGGCCATGA
- a CDS encoding GDP-L-fucose synthase has protein sequence MRSLIKADDRFFVAGARGMAGSAICRALQEKGYGDEAKRGALLTPNRQELDLLNHEAVKAWYATNKPDVVVLAAAKVGGIYANDTYPADFLLENLKIQTNVIEGAWEAGVRRLLFLGSSCIYPKFAEQPIKEESLLTGSLEPTNEWYAIAKITGIKLCESLRKQYGFDAISLMPTNLYGPGDNYHPENSHVLPALMRRFHEAKEAKIKSVTCWGTGSPLREFLHVDDLGDACVFALERWNPAPGELTYLNVGTGLDLSIRELADAVAIATGYRGAIDWDISMPDGTPKKQLDVSRLASHGWRARISLAEGLATTVAQFRKELAQQLVRL, from the coding sequence GTGAGAAGCTTGATCAAAGCCGATGATCGCTTTTTTGTTGCCGGCGCGCGGGGAATGGCGGGCAGCGCGATTTGTAGGGCATTGCAGGAGAAGGGCTATGGCGATGAAGCTAAACGCGGAGCCTTGCTGACACCAAACCGCCAAGAGTTGGATCTGCTCAATCACGAAGCAGTGAAAGCTTGGTATGCAACGAATAAGCCTGATGTGGTGGTGCTAGCGGCCGCAAAAGTGGGCGGAATTTATGCCAATGACACCTACCCAGCTGATTTTTTGCTGGAGAATTTGAAGATTCAAACGAATGTGATTGAAGGGGCTTGGGAGGCGGGGGTGAGGCGATTGCTCTTTCTGGGTAGTAGTTGTATTTACCCGAAGTTTGCTGAGCAACCGATCAAAGAGGAGTCGTTGCTCACAGGATCATTGGAGCCCACGAATGAGTGGTATGCGATCGCCAAGATCACCGGGATCAAGCTGTGCGAATCACTAAGAAAACAGTATGGCTTTGATGCAATCAGCTTGATGCCAACGAATTTGTATGGCCCTGGAGATAACTATCACCCGGAAAATAGCCATGTGCTGCCTGCTTTAATGCGCCGCTTCCATGAAGCCAAGGAAGCCAAAATAAAAAGTGTGACCTGTTGGGGAACGGGATCACCGTTGCGTGAGTTTTTGCATGTGGATGACCTCGGCGACGCCTGCGTGTTTGCCTTGGAGCGTTGGAACCCGGCCCCAGGTGAGCTCACTTACCTCAATGTTGGTACGGGCCTTGACCTGAGCATCCGCGAGCTGGCGGATGCGGTGGCCATCGCAACGGGCTACCGAGGCGCGATCGATTGGGACATCAGCATGCCCGACGGCACCCCGAAGAAACAACTGGACGTGAGCCGCTTGGCCTCCCATGGCTGGCGTGCCCGGATCTCGCTGGCGGAAGGTCTGGCGACCACGGTGGCGCAGTTTCGTAAGGAGCTAGCGCAGCAACTGGTACGTCTCTAG
- a CDS encoding HEPN domain-containing protein: MNARPDAWLRQAQNDLELAQLARDNGYLAQACFYASQAAEKGLKSALLELGLEPPHTDVLNDLTRRLKETGLETKALEALSLRSLSRMAIQSRYPVDATPPSELFDPEETDQALATAREVLSILKALDQQG; this comes from the coding sequence ATGAATGCCCGGCCGGATGCATGGCTGCGCCAAGCCCAAAACGACCTCGAACTCGCTCAACTGGCACGTGACAACGGCTACTTGGCGCAAGCCTGCTTCTACGCATCACAAGCAGCCGAAAAAGGCCTAAAAAGCGCACTTCTGGAATTGGGACTGGAGCCTCCGCACACGGATGTGCTCAACGATTTAACGAGGCGGCTGAAAGAAACAGGCTTAGAGACCAAGGCATTAGAGGCCCTATCTCTGCGCAGCCTGAGCAGGATGGCGATCCAATCCCGCTACCCCGTGGATGCCACCCCGCCTTCTGAGCTGTTCGATCCAGAGGAAACCGATCAAGCTTTAGCAACGGCCCGTGAGGTGTTGAGCATCCTCAAGGCTTTGGATCAGCAGGGCTGA
- the gmd gene encoding GDP-mannose 4,6-dehydratase: MPPSITPTKTALITGITGQDGSYLAELLLEKGYEVHGIKRRASSFNTSRIDHLYQDPHEDDPRLVLHYGDLTDSSNLIRIIQQVQPDEIYNLGAQSHVAVSFEAPEYTANSDALGTLRILEAVRMLDLTEKTRIYQASTSELYGLVQEMPQKESTPFYPRSPYGVAKLYAYWITVNYREAYGMYACNGVLFNHESPRRGETFVTRKISRGLARIDAGLEDCLYMGNLDSLRDWGHARDYVEMQWRMLQQEGPPEDFVIATGRQESVRRFIELTALELGWGAVEWEGKGLEETGKRNTGEVVVRIDPRYFRPAEVETLLGDPTKAKVKLGWTPTTTLEELVAEMVATDQEEAKKEAYLKLKGFNVVGSMENPPANPDAVKAAGVKE; encoded by the coding sequence ATGCCCCCCTCTATTACCCCCACCAAAACCGCCCTGATCACCGGCATCACCGGCCAAGACGGCAGTTATTTAGCGGAGTTGTTGCTGGAGAAGGGATATGAAGTGCATGGGATCAAAAGAAGAGCGAGCAGTTTTAATACCAGCCGAATTGATCATCTCTATCAGGATCCCCATGAAGATGATCCGCGGCTGGTGCTGCACTACGGGGATTTAACAGATAGCAGCAATTTGATCCGGATTATTCAGCAGGTGCAGCCGGATGAGATTTATAACCTTGGAGCCCAAAGCCATGTGGCCGTGAGCTTTGAAGCGCCCGAATACACAGCCAATAGTGATGCGCTTGGCACACTGCGAATTTTAGAAGCAGTGCGGATGTTGGATTTAACGGAGAAGACCCGTATCTATCAAGCCAGCACGAGTGAGCTGTATGGCTTGGTGCAGGAGATGCCGCAGAAGGAGAGCACGCCCTTTTACCCAAGAAGCCCCTACGGGGTGGCCAAGTTGTATGCGTACTGGATCACGGTGAATTATCGCGAGGCCTATGGGATGTATGCCTGCAATGGGGTGCTGTTTAACCACGAGAGCCCAAGGCGCGGTGAAACGTTTGTGACGCGCAAGATCTCGCGGGGCCTGGCGCGGATTGATGCGGGCTTAGAGGATTGCCTGTACATGGGCAATCTCGATTCGCTGCGCGATTGGGGCCATGCCAGGGATTATGTGGAGATGCAGTGGCGGATGCTGCAGCAGGAGGGTCCACCGGAAGATTTTGTTATCGCTACAGGGCGGCAGGAAAGCGTGCGCCGCTTTATTGAATTAACGGCACTTGAGCTGGGCTGGGGCGCCGTCGAATGGGAAGGCAAGGGTTTAGAGGAAACTGGCAAGCGAAACACCGGCGAAGTGGTGGTGCGAATTGATCCGCGTTACTTCCGTCCGGCAGAAGTGGAGACGTTGCTCGGTGATCCCACTAAGGCCAAGGTGAAGCTGGGCTGGACGCCGACGACAACCCTGGAGGAATTGGTGGCGGAGATGGTGGCGACGGATCAGGAGGAGGCTAAGAAAGAGGCTTATTTGAAATTGAAAGGATTCAATGTTGTGGGCTCGATGGAGAATCCACCGGCGAACCCTGATGCTGTCAAGGCCGCTGGAGTTAAGGAGTGA
- a CDS encoding nucleotidyltransferase family protein — translation MSRPIRALLLAAGLGTRLRPITLHTPKCLVQVAGLPLLGRWLRQLEMAGCEAVLINTHYLADQVEDFLKKWRSPVMQIITTYEPELLGTAGTLLANQSFFEGATGLLIHADNAMEGDLQELLSAHKSRSNQCLLTMLTFCTDNPRSCGIVATDSLGLVIDFHEKVDDPPGNCANGALYAFDASLLDHLSSMSPWPSDFSIEVIPDLLGKIQTWHTDQLYLDIGTPAALTQAQALLSPIL, via the coding sequence ATGAGTCGTCCTATTCGCGCGCTGCTCTTAGCAGCTGGCCTTGGCACCCGGCTTCGACCAATTACTCTTCATACACCGAAGTGTCTGGTACAGGTGGCTGGTTTGCCATTGTTAGGGCGCTGGTTGCGACAGCTTGAGATGGCAGGATGCGAGGCAGTATTGATCAACACTCATTATTTAGCTGATCAAGTCGAAGATTTTCTTAAAAAGTGGCGCTCGCCTGTGATGCAGATAATTACTACTTATGAGCCTGAGTTGCTCGGAACAGCAGGTACACTTTTGGCTAATCAGTCTTTCTTTGAAGGTGCCACCGGTCTGCTGATCCATGCGGATAACGCTATGGAAGGCGATCTGCAGGAACTACTTTCTGCGCACAAAAGCCGTTCGAACCAATGCTTGTTAACAATGCTCACCTTTTGTACTGATAATCCAAGGAGTTGTGGAATTGTTGCAACAGATTCCCTGGGTCTTGTGATTGACTTTCACGAAAAAGTTGATGATCCTCCCGGTAACTGTGCAAACGGGGCGCTTTATGCATTTGATGCATCTCTCCTGGATCACCTCTCGAGCATGTCACCTTGGCCCAGTGACTTCAGCATCGAAGTTATCCCTGACTTGTTAGGCAAAATTCAGACTTGGCACACTGATCAGCTCTATCTCGATATCGGCACGCCTGCGGCACTAACACAAGCCCAAGCTTTGCTTTCACCGATTTTATGA
- a CDS encoding ABC transporter ATP-binding protein, giving the protein MTAQPPFNQQHPLSTPTLLLGIWKHLSRRRRMQLGLLPLVMLSSGVAELVSLGAVLPFLSVLSDPERLWQQSLIQVVAVHVGWSRASQLVLPATLAFAAAAVSAALIRLANLWLNGRLAAAIGSDLSCEAYRRTLFQPYCVHVQRNSASIIHTITAQIGQTVGALNAMLQLLTSAVVAVGLLTGLLLIDTNVALAAAALFCCAYGALAIVSRRELRVNGQKIAKASTLQLKALQEGLGAIRDVLLDGTQPMYLQIYRQADFPQRQFAAKNAFIIAFPRYSLEALGMVAIALLGGALVVQRGSGSAVIPLLGAMALGAQRLLPALQQIYAGWAALKGYNAAMQGVMEMLSQPIPPTVIGVEPLPLRQGILLCDVYYRYWQDQPDVLQGLHLEIRPGERIGIIGSTGSGKSTTVDLLMGLLVPTSGKVLVDGADLHDPEHPERLLAWRASIAHVPQNIYLADSSISENIAFGVPFDEIDLDRVKRAAGQAQIAKFIESSREGYESFVGERGIRLSGGQRQRIGIARALYKQARVLVFDEATSALDTGTEEAVMAAVEELSQELTIVMIAHRLSTVQKCDRLVSLD; this is encoded by the coding sequence TTGACGGCACAACCTCCCTTTAATCAGCAACATCCCCTTTCTACCCCCACGCTGCTGCTGGGTATATGGAAACATCTCAGCCGCCGCCGCCGCATGCAGTTGGGCTTGCTTCCTTTGGTAATGCTCTCCAGTGGTGTAGCAGAGCTGGTGTCCCTGGGGGCGGTCTTGCCATTCCTGAGCGTCCTCAGCGACCCAGAGCGACTCTGGCAGCAATCGCTGATACAAGTAGTAGCAGTTCATGTTGGCTGGTCAAGGGCGAGTCAGCTTGTATTGCCGGCAACGCTGGCGTTTGCGGCAGCTGCTGTTTCGGCGGCGCTGATCCGGCTGGCCAACCTTTGGCTGAATGGCCGCTTGGCAGCGGCTATTGGCTCAGACCTGAGTTGTGAGGCTTACCGGCGAACTCTGTTTCAGCCCTACTGCGTTCATGTGCAGCGTAATAGCGCATCAATAATCCATACCATCACTGCCCAGATCGGTCAAACAGTGGGGGCTCTTAACGCCATGCTTCAGCTTCTCACTTCCGCCGTGGTGGCGGTGGGGTTGCTTACGGGTTTGCTGTTGATTGACACTAATGTCGCTTTGGCTGCCGCGGCTCTGTTTTGTTGTGCCTACGGAGCATTGGCGATCGTCTCGCGGCGAGAGCTTCGTGTTAATGGTCAAAAAATCGCTAAGGCGTCAACCCTGCAGCTCAAAGCGCTGCAAGAGGGGCTTGGTGCCATTCGTGATGTTCTGCTTGATGGCACCCAACCCATGTATCTGCAGATCTATCGGCAAGCGGATTTCCCTCAACGCCAATTCGCAGCCAAAAACGCCTTTATTATTGCTTTTCCTCGCTACTCGCTCGAGGCATTGGGCATGGTGGCGATTGCACTGCTAGGGGGGGCGCTGGTGGTGCAACGCGGCAGCGGCTCTGCCGTGATTCCTTTGCTTGGCGCAATGGCCTTAGGGGCGCAACGCTTGCTGCCCGCACTGCAGCAGATCTATGCTGGCTGGGCGGCTTTGAAGGGCTACAACGCTGCAATGCAGGGTGTAATGGAGATGCTCAGCCAGCCAATTCCGCCCACAGTTATCGGGGTTGAACCACTGCCACTACGCCAAGGGATTCTCCTGTGTGATGTGTATTACAGATACTGGCAGGATCAACCTGACGTCTTACAGGGGTTGCATTTGGAGATCCGCCCAGGCGAGCGCATTGGAATTATTGGGAGCACCGGCAGCGGTAAGAGCACCACGGTAGACCTGCTTATGGGCCTGCTGGTACCCACTTCCGGGAAGGTTCTTGTGGATGGAGCAGATCTGCACGACCCGGAGCACCCTGAGCGGTTATTAGCATGGCGCGCATCAATTGCACATGTGCCCCAGAACATCTACCTGGCTGACAGTTCGATTTCAGAAAACATCGCCTTTGGCGTTCCCTTTGATGAGATTGATTTAGACCGAGTGAAGAGGGCAGCTGGTCAGGCCCAAATAGCTAAATTTATAGAATCTAGTAGAGAAGGCTATGAGAGTTTTGTAGGCGAGCGAGGAATTCGTCTCAGTGGCGGTCAACGCCAGCGTATAGGTATTGCTCGTGCTCTGTACAAGCAGGCGCGGGTTCTTGTGTTTGATGAGGCCACCAGTGCTCTTGACACAGGCACAGAAGAGGCGGTGATGGCGGCGGTTGAAGAACTGAGTCAGGAACTCACAATCGTAATGATTGCCCATCGGCTGAGCACAGTCCAGAAATGTGACCGGCTTGTCTCACTCGATTAA
- a CDS encoding SIS domain-containing protein: MTLTQSVFAVKATDYLNRLQSCFSPEILAAVEILAKEIRQAWAEGRNVFICGNGGSAANAIHLANDFHYGIGACGPGPSLPGLRVEALPANAGVITCLANDTGYDNIYSHQLQVKGQPGDLLIVLSGSGNSPNVVKALETADSQQMKTFAILAFSGGRCLELAQVPIHFAIDDMQIAEDTQLVVGHLCMQWLSNNKPTELPPLHSNY; encoded by the coding sequence ATGACTCTCACTCAAAGTGTTTTTGCTGTTAAAGCGACTGATTACCTGAATCGCTTACAGAGCTGTTTTAGCCCAGAGATTTTGGCAGCAGTAGAAATATTGGCTAAGGAGATTCGCCAAGCTTGGGCCGAGGGACGCAATGTGTTTATATGCGGCAATGGTGGTAGTGCTGCCAATGCTATTCACCTTGCAAATGACTTTCATTACGGAATCGGAGCCTGTGGACCTGGTCCAAGTTTGCCAGGGCTTCGAGTTGAAGCGCTTCCCGCTAACGCTGGAGTGATAACTTGTTTGGCGAATGATACCGGCTATGACAATATTTATTCTCACCAGCTGCAGGTGAAGGGCCAGCCTGGAGATCTTCTAATCGTGCTTTCTGGGAGCGGCAATTCTCCCAACGTAGTGAAGGCACTGGAAACTGCAGATTCTCAGCAGATGAAAACTTTCGCGATCTTGGCCTTCTCTGGTGGTCGCTGCCTCGAGCTTGCTCAAGTGCCAATTCATTTCGCTATCGATGATATGCAGATTGCTGAGGACACTCAGCTTGTGGTTGGTCACTTGTGCATGCAGTGGCTGAGTAACAACAAGCCCACTGAACTTCCCCCCCTACACTCAAATTATTGA
- a CDS encoding NAD(P)/FAD-dependent oxidoreductase — MTTYNCDVLIIGGGMVGMCIAHQLLERQIAKSIVVLDKESELGLHSSGRNSGVLHAGLYYKPGSIKAKVCVDGARRLRAWIVERNIYLNTCGKVIVPPRQELDGQLDLLAERGKANGATVEFWDEQQLRELIPEACTSSGRALWSPNTAVVKPIKVVKRLREELQEHGVLFLIGKSEWSAEPKHRLIRLAKDEQVSYGHLINCAGLQSDRIAHQFGVGREYTLLPFKGLYWQLKPECPIQPRSNLYPVPDLNVPFLGVHFTPSADPNPLISIGPTATPAWGRENYRGIDALEPAMAASNLAVLARQYFANSGGFRRYVHEQAFLAFPPLLLRAAQQLIPAVRAEHIELSQKVGIRSQLFNRNTQRLEDDFLCLPGPASTHVMNAISPAFTASFALSDLILDEASQRMEFG, encoded by the coding sequence ATGACTACTTACAACTGCGACGTTCTAATAATTGGTGGTGGCATGGTAGGAATGTGTATCGCGCATCAGCTGTTGGAGCGCCAAATTGCTAAATCTATTGTTGTACTTGATAAAGAGTCTGAGCTTGGACTTCATAGCTCAGGTCGAAATTCTGGAGTACTTCATGCGGGACTATATTATAAGCCTGGTAGTATTAAGGCCAAAGTTTGTGTAGATGGTGCTCGAAGATTGCGTGCTTGGATAGTAGAGCGAAATATATATTTAAATACTTGTGGAAAGGTAATTGTTCCTCCTCGACAAGAATTAGATGGCCAATTAGATTTGTTGGCTGAGAGAGGTAAGGCTAATGGTGCAACAGTTGAGTTTTGGGATGAGCAACAATTGCGCGAGTTAATCCCTGAAGCATGTACTTCGAGTGGTCGTGCTCTTTGGAGCCCAAACACAGCTGTAGTTAAACCAATCAAAGTCGTAAAAAGATTACGTGAAGAGCTTCAGGAGCATGGGGTCTTATTTCTCATAGGTAAGTCAGAATGGTCTGCTGAACCAAAACATCGCTTGATACGTCTTGCGAAGGACGAGCAAGTTTCCTATGGCCACCTGATCAATTGCGCAGGTTTGCAGTCTGACCGCATCGCCCATCAGTTCGGTGTTGGTCGCGAGTACACCCTTCTTCCTTTCAAAGGTCTCTATTGGCAGCTCAAGCCGGAATGTCCAATCCAACCACGCTCAAACCTGTATCCAGTACCAGATCTCAATGTGCCGTTCCTCGGGGTTCACTTCACTCCCAGTGCTGATCCAAATCCTCTTATAAGCATCGGACCAACTGCTACACCAGCCTGGGGACGAGAAAACTATCGTGGAATCGATGCCCTGGAGCCAGCTATGGCTGCATCGAATTTAGCAGTATTGGCAAGGCAGTACTTCGCAAATAGCGGAGGCTTTAGGCGGTATGTGCATGAGCAAGCGTTTTTGGCCTTCCCGCCCTTACTGCTACGAGCAGCTCAGCAGTTGATCCCGGCAGTGAGGGCAGAGCATATTGAGTTGAGTCAGAAAGTAGGTATACGATCTCAACTATTCAATCGCAACACTCAGCGACTGGAAGACGATTTTCTATGTCTCCCAGGTCCCGCCAGCACACACGTAATGAATGCCATTTCTCCAGCTTTCACCGCTAGCTTTGCCTTATCTGATCTGATTCTCGATGAGGCTTCACAAAGGATGGAATTTGGATGA